AGCGGGGCCTTGTCGGCGCCGAGGAGCCCGGCCTCCAGCTGCCCGATCTTGGTCATCTGCCGCGTCTGCTGATCGCCGGGCTCGTACGGGGTCGTGATGAACGTCCGGGCAATCTCGACCGCGGTCTTGGAGTCCAGGTCGGCCGCGGCGAGGCAGAGCACGTTGGCGTCGACCTCCTCGCGGCTGCGGCGCGCCGAGGCGGCGTCGTGGCAGAGCGCGGCGCGGACGCCCCGCATCTTGTTGGCCGCGATCACTCCCCCCGCACCCGAGCCGCAGAGCAGCACGCTGGCGTCCACGAACCCCCGGAGCACGGCCTGGCCGACCGCGCGCGCGAAGTCCGGATAGTCCACGGGCTCGGACGAGAACGTGCCCAGGTCGAGGACATCGTGTCCCTCGGCCTCGAGGGCGCTCACCAGGGGTTCTTTGAGCGGAAAGCCGGTGTCGTCGCAGCCGATCGCGATTCGCATGGGCCCGCGGCGTCTATTCTCTCAGGAGTCCTGAAAGCCGACAATGTTGTCGTAGAGCCGTCGCTGTCGCCGGCGGGCCACCTGATACTTCGCATGAATGCCCGGGTCGGGACGCAAGATCCGGACCGGATCCGCGGGCGGTGGGGTCTGCACCCCGAGCGCTTCGAGCGTGAGGATGGCGGCGCCTCGGGCGGACGCCTCCGTGTCGGGACTCAGCCCGATCGGCACGCCCAGGGCATCCGCGATGATCTGCGCCCAGGTCGGGGAGTGCCCGATCGCCCCGCCCGAGCCGATCACCCGATGCTCCGCAGCGAGGGGTCGCAGCCGGTCGTAGATCTCGGCCAGCCGGAGCGCGACGGCTTCCAGCAGCGCCCGGGTGATCTCGACGGCATCCGTGGCCAGCGACATCTCGGCCAGCGCGGCGCGGGCCTCGGGGCGCCAGCCCGGGCTGCGCTCGCCCGCGAGGAACGGCAGCGCGGTGAGCCCGTGGCCGTCGGGCGGCACCGCGGCCAGCGCCTGTTCCAGCGCCGCGTCGTCCGCGGGCAGCGCGAGCGTCTTGCGGCACCACGCGAACACGTTGCCGCCCTCGGACGTGGCCCCGCCGACCAGCGCGCGCCGGCCGTCCACGCGATAGCGCCAGAGCCCCGACGGCGTCGCGCGGTGCGCGCCGAGGCCCTCGGGCCGGACCACGCGCAGGGCCGCCGACGTCCCGACGTTGAGCGCGATCCGGTCCGGTCCCGCGCAGCCCGATCCCATGTTCGAGCAGGCCCCGTCGCCGTGAGCCGGATACCAGGGCACGCGCGCGACCGCGGGCCAGCGCTCCGCCCACGGCGCGATCAGCCCGACCCGCGGCTCATCGTCGATCGACGGCAGCGCGTCCGCCGCGATGCCCGCGGCCTCCAGCATCACGCGGTCCCAGCCGCCTCTCTCCTGGTCGAGCAGGCCGGTGCCCGAGGCCATCGAGAGGCTGCATTGCCACGAGCCGGTGAGCCGCGCGTGCAGGACTTCGGCGAAGCCGCCCCAGCGCGCGGCACGGGCGAACACCTCGGGCCGGGTCTCGCGCAGCCAGCGCAGCTTGGCGGGAAAGAACGTGGAATGGATCGGCGTGCCGGTGCGCTGCAGGACCGCGCGCGCGTCCAGGTCGCGGCGCAGCGCCCGCGCGGCGGCCGCGCTGCGCGTATCCGCCCAGGTGAAGACGGGGGTGAGGGCGCTCCCCGACCGATCGAGCCCGATCAGGCTGTGCCAGAAGACCGAGGCGCCGACGCCGGCGATGTCGCGCGCGGCCCCGCCGCAGCCGGCCAGGCACTCGTCGAGGGCGCGGACGACCGCGTCGAGCAGCGCGTCGGCGTCCAGCTCGACGCCCCCATCGGGCGTGGTGCGCGGCTCGTACGCCACGTGCCCCTCCGCGTCGGGCCGCGCGCGGCCGCGCTCGTCGTAGATACGCGCGCGGGTGGAGCTGGTGCCGACGTCGAGCGCGAGGACGAGCATGTACGGTACTATACGACTTCGTGGACCGGGCTCGGAGCGTCGCGCCCCGATGGACCCGGAGCGCTGCTGACCGCTGACTGCAGGAGAGCGAGCCATGTCCCTTGTCACCGTGCTGAGCCCGGTGGGCGAGCTGCGGACGGCGACCACGGCGATTCCGCCGTTGCCCGCCGATCTCCGTGGGCTGACCGTCGGGTTCCTCGACAACACCAAGCACAACTTCGACCGCCTCGTGACCGGCATCGGCGAGCTGCTGAAGGAGCGCCACGGGGTGGCCCGGGTGGTGATCCGCCGCAAGGCCAACGCGGCCACCGGCGCCGCGCACGACATCGTCGAGGCCCTGTCCAAGGAGTGCGATGTCGTCTTCGCGGGCTCCGCGGACTGAGGCTCCTGCACGTCGTGGAGTCTCCACGACTCGCTGGAGCTGGCGAAGGCGGGAACCCCCGCGGGACTGATCACCACCACCGTGTTCCAGCGCCTGGCGCTGGGTGAGATGGCCGCGCTCGGCGCCACCGGGCTGCCGCTGCTGGTCATCCAGCACCCGCTCGGGGGCGAGGCGCCCGAGGGCGTCGGCCGGCGCGTGCAGCAGGCGGTGGAGCAGCTCGACGCGATGCTCGGCGGCCGCTGAGCCGTCATGAGCGAGGCCGCCGGCGCGACCCTGACCCTCCCGGAAGAAGACGTCTACTCGGAATTCTGCAAGCGGGAGTGGTGCGACGGGTTGCCGTTCATCCCCCCGACCCCCGAGCGGGTGCGCGCGATGCTGGCGGGGGCGCGCACCAAGCCCGCCGA
This portion of the Candidatus Methylomirabilota bacterium genome encodes:
- a CDS encoding gluconokinase — translated: MLVLALDVGTSSTRARIYDERGRARPDAEGHVAYEPRTTPDGGVELDADALLDAVVRALDECLAGCGGAARDIAGVGASVFWHSLIGLDRSGSALTPVFTWADTRSAAAARALRRDLDARAVLQRTGTPIHSTFFPAKLRWLRETRPEVFARAARWGGFAEVLHARLTGSWQCSLSMASGTGLLDQERGGWDRVMLEAAGIAADALPSIDDEPRVGLIAPWAERWPAVARVPWYPAHGDGACSNMGSGCAGPDRIALNVGTSAALRVVRPEGLGAHRATPSGLWRYRVDGRRALVGGATSEGGNVFAWCRKTLALPADDAALEQALAAVPPDGHGLTALPFLAGERSPGWRPEARAALAEMSLATDAVEITRALLEAVALRLAEIYDRLRPLAAEHRVIGSGGAIGHSPTWAQIIADALGVPIGLSPDTEASARGAAILTLEALGVQTPPPADPVRILRPDPGIHAKYQVARRRQRRLYDNIVGFQDS